The genomic stretch TTGCCGACGGCGCCGCGCGTATTGAGCAGCTTTCGGTGGAATTCATAGAATTTCTCGGGCTTGAGCTGCAGCCGCGCGGCGGTCGCGATCTCCGCCGCCTCGACCGAGCCGGCGCCGAGAACCGGGAAATCCTTCAGCACGACGCGCAGCTTGGGATCGCCCTCGATGAGCTTGGCGACATCGTCCAGCGCGCGTTTGCAATAGCCGCAGTTATAGTCGAAGAACTCGACCAAGGTGACGTCGCCGGAGGGATTGCCGATCACCGCCTGGCTGGCGGAGTTGAACAATTTGTCCGCGCCCTGCGTCACCGCTTTCTGCCGCGAATCGGCTTCGGCGACCTTCTGGCGGCGCTCGAGCTCGTCTATGGCGTCGCGAATCACCTCTGGATTGGCGAGCAGGTAATCATGGACGATCTTCTCGATTTCAGCCTTTTGCGGAACAGAGGTTTCAGCGCGCAGCGGCGCGGCGACGGCGACGAGGCCGATGACCGCGGCGGCCGCGGCGCGGACCAGAGCGCTCCGGTCGAAAATTTGGGCGAGCCGCATCGGCATGGGAAACTCCTCGAAGGGTTCGGAAACGTCGTCACGACGTTCGCTCGTCAGGGCTGAGTGCGCACGCCGTCGTTGAGCTGGAGCGAGCCGAGCCCATAGTTGAACTTGGCGTCGCCCAGCGTGCGCAATTGCAGCGACACCATGATCGTCTGGTTCCGCGAGAGACCGGAGGAGGTGTTCCCTTGGAAAACCGACGAATAATTGATGGAGAAGGTGGTGCACTCGTCCTTGTAGCCAGCCCCCAGGCCCAGCGCGGCGACCGAGAACAGCGGAGCCGATCCCGTGATGGTGCTGCCCGTCAGCGTGATATTCGTCGCCGGCGAGACGGTCAAGGAATTGTAGAGATAGCGGCTCATGTCGAAAGTGGCGGAGCCGGTGAGGAAATAATTCTTGGTGATGTCGTAGCGGCCATTCACCGACATGCCCTGCCGGCGCTGGTCGAAGCCGATGACCGCCTGCGAGGCGTAATTGGCGTATTGCAGGTTGACGGTGAGCGGATCGAGCTTGAACGAGGCGACGACATCTATGCGCCGGCCGCGCAAGCCGTCTGGATCGAAACGTCCCTTGCCGACGATGCTGAAAAATGAGGAGGGGGCGATGGCGAGGCGGCCGACCCAATCCGACGTGCGCGTGTCGAGGCCGGAGGCGAGGCCCACATTGGCCGCGTCTGCGGTGGAATAGCCGTTCTTGCCGGCGAGCTGCCGCGACTGGCCGGCGAGCGCATTGATGAAGCCGCCATTGGCGAAGGTCATGGTCGCCTGGCCGCCGTAATTGATGCGCGTGCCCGTCTCGAAACGGTCGTAGCCGGAATATTTGCTCCATTCGAACAGGTTGGAATCGTCGAAGACGAGGCTCTGCGCGTCCATGTTGACGAGCGAGGGAATCGACGACTGGTTCGGCCGCGCCACCACTTGCGCGATCGGCTCGACCACGAGATCGCCGAGACTGCTGCGCGCGAGAATGGGATAGCGCCATTCGACGCCGCCGCCCGGCGTCGCCTGACCGCGAAACACGCTGTCCGAGCCATTGACGAACAGCGACTGCGCCGAATTGGGGATCGGCTGCCAATAGCTGTTGTAGGCGGCGTAGGAATTATTGGTGTCGTAGTCGAGATAGGAGCCCGTCACCCGCGTGAAGGCGAAAGGCGCCCAGACGCCGCCGAGCGGATCGATGATTCGGCGCTGCCAGGAAGCCATCGCCGTGGCGTGCTGGTAATTGCCGCCGACGCCGCGCAGCAGACAGCCGCTCTTATAGGGGTCGGCCGAAGGCGAATAGAGCTGGCAGACATTGTAGAGGCCATAGAGCGAATCCAGCGTGCGCGGCTGAATCGACTCGTAATTGGCGATGCTGGCCGAGGTGCTGGTGAAATTGGCGTCCAGCGTGATCTGGCCGCCAATGCCGAAAGTCTTGGCCGGATCGACGTCGAAAGCGCGATTATAGTCGAGCAGCGGATGCACGACCGGCTGCTGCGCCTGCACGTCGGTCGCGGACAGTCCCTGGAAGTAGTAGCCGCGCAGGTCGAAATAGCTGCGCGGCCCCTGCCCCGTCAGATAGACGGTGGAGGACGCCTCGCGGAAGAAGTAGTTCTGCAGGAAGCTGTTGTACTGCTTGTAATCCTGCAGGAAATAGCGATCGCTGAGCGCGGTGACGTCCCAGCCGAAGCGCCAATTGTCATTGAGCGCGAATTCGCCATTGGAATAGACCGAGCCGCGCCAACGCTCGTTGCGCGCGCCATAGGGCGCGATGGTGAAGGCGCTGGGGTCGCTGACATGCGTGCCCTCGGCGCGGATGATGTAAGAGCCGTTCTCCAGCCGCTGACGGAACTCGGCCGAGAGGAAGGCCCCCTGCCGGGCGAAGCCGGTCGGCGTGATGGTGAGATCGTAATCCGGCGCGATCGCCCAATAATAGGGCACGCCGACGCCGAAGCCGAGCTGCTGGCGATAGGTCAGCTGCGGATTGAGGAAGCCGGACTTGCGCTTGACCGAGGGATCTGCCGACCAGAAATAGGGGATATAGGCGATCGGCGTCCCGAACAGCTCGAGCGAGGCGTCCTCGTAATAGATCACCTTCTCGTCATTGTCGTGGATGATGCGCTTGGCGTGCACCGTCCACAGCCGCGGCTTGGTCGGATCGTCCTGGCAGGCGTCGCAGGCCGTGTAGGCGCCCTGGTCGAAGGTCGTGACCTCGCCCGTGCGCTCGGCGTGGGGCGAGGTGAAATGGGTGCTCTCGGCGCTCTCGACCTGCAGGCTTTCGATGAAGCCGTTCTTGAAGTCGTCGGTGAAGTCGAAGCGATCGGCGTAGGCGACCGTTCCGTCCTTCTCCGTCAGCTTGGCGTGGCCCTCGGCGAAGACGCGCTGCGTGTTGCGGTCATAGACGACGCGATCCGCCTCCAGCACCCGGCCCTTGTAGAAGATCTGCACGGAACCGCGCGCGGTGACGACATTGCGGCGCTCGTCATAGGCGAGCTCCTTGGCCTCCACCACCATGCGCTGCGCGCTCTCCGCCGGCGGCGCGGCCACAGGCTGCGCGCGCGCCGTGATGGGCGCGGCGGCGAGAAAGGCCGCGAGGGCCGGGAAAAGGACAGGCAGGACCTTGGAGACGCGACGCGACACAGCCGGCGCGGAGCGGAGGCGCTCCACGCTTGGCCTATGTTCGCGAGTGCGGCGACGACGGCGAAGGCCCATCAGCCGTCCTCCGAATGCAAGAGAGCGAGCGCACCCAACATGCTTCCGACGAGAGCAGGCGACCAAGCAGCGACGAGCGGGCTTATGACGCCTGCGCCACCCAGATCGGAAAAGATTTTCGTGCCGATATAAAGCACGAAGCCCGACGCGACGCCACCCGAAATGGTCCGCGCGATTCCGCCGAATCGAAAGAATCTTAATGAAAAGGAAGCGGCCACGAGAACCATGGCGACGAGCAGCAGCGGCCGCGCGAGAAGTGTCTGAAACTGCAGCGCATAGCCGGTGGGATCGAGCCCAGCATCGCGGCTGCTGTCGCCGAGCCGCGGCAGATCCCAGAAGGGCGCCCCCTGCGGAGGCGTGGCGGCGGAGGCGAGCTGCTCGGGCGTCAGATCCGTCGCCAGCAGATAGGAGCCGACGGCGCGCGATTCCTCCCCCGGCGCGCTGACGCGGGCGTCCTCGAGCACGAAGACCCCGGCCTGCAGCCGCGCCCGACGCGCCTCGACGCGCTCCAGGAAGACTCCGTCCTTCTGATAGACATTGACGCTGACGCCATCGAGCGCGAGCCCCCCTGCCCGCACATCGACCGCATGCATGATCGCCTGGCCATCGACGCCATTGAGGCGGAACCATTTGCCGTGATCGATGCGCACGCTGCCCTCGACGCCGAAAAGATCCAGCTCCATCTGGTCGGAGCGCATCTTCATCATGGCGGAGATAGGATTATAGAGCGTGACCGAGATGATCCCGATCGTCGCCGCCACCAGCGCCGGCGGCAGCAGGAACTGCCAGACCGACATGCCGGAGGCGCGGGCCACCACCAGCTCGAGCTTGCGAGTGAGGTCGACGAAGGTCGCCATGGAGCCGAACAGCACAGCGAAGGGGAGAATCATCTCCGCAGTGGCCGGGACGCGCAGCAGCGTCATCAGCGCCACCGTGCCGGCCCCCGCCTGCGGAATGTCGCCGGCGCGCCGCAGCAGCTCCACGAAATAGACAACGAACATGAGACAGAACATGGTGACGAAGATCGCCATGATCGTCTTGGTGAAGCGCGCGGCGAGATAGCGCGTGATGGTGACGCCGATCATGCCGCCCTCGCGCGGCGCCACGGCGCCGGCACATGTCGCGCAGAATCGATCGCCATCGCCTGTCGCCGCCCCTCCCCGATGCGCGCCCATTCCGAGCCGCTTGGCTAGACGCTCCGCCGCCGCGGCGCAAGCCGAGGCCGGCGCCAGGGTCGATCGGCGGCCAGAGCAAGCTGCCCTCCGCTCGAGGCTTTTCCTGGGCGAAGCGCAGAACGAGGCGATCCTCTCTGGTGCAAAAGCGCCGAATTCGTCAGAGCGCGCCGAAGCGGGCCGCTTCGATCGCCATTGCGGATTATTGCGGGGTCGGGATGCGCCGACGCTCCCGACTTGCGCCGACGCCCTACGGCAAAAGCCGAGCGCCGACGCCATCCGGGCGCCCTTCCCACAACTGATTGATTTGATTGGCGCGCCGGTCGGGATAAAGATGCGAACACCTATGTCATTGAAGCTGACCTATGAACTCGGCAAGAGACGAGATTCCGACTGCCGAGAATTTTGGTAGAGGTAATAACATACCACCGCCAAAATCCTGAAGTCGGATCCGCCGTCCGCGCCCCCATCGCTGTGAATCGTTTCGAGCCCCCAGATTTGAACTTGCAGCCCTATCTTTTGTTCTCGATACAGGGGAGGACGGAATGGACGACAACATCACGCTCGAGTTGACGCTCCGACGCGCGGACGTCACGGCGCTAGTGGATATCCTGAACCGCCGAGTCGAAAATCTCCAGCAAATAGAAAATCACGATGGATCCGAAACGACTCCCGACGCAAAGCGAGAAAAGGACACCATCATCGCCGTCTTGATGGCGTTGGAGTCGGCCGTCGAGATGCGTCGCGACGCGAGAACGTCCGGCACGGCGCCGATCGTCGAGACACTCGCCGGCGGAAGCAGGCAATTGCCTTCTCTCGAAGCCGCTGAAGACGAAGCGCGCCGAACATTGGCGCAGGCGACCGAGTCTCTCGCTCGAGCACATGCCGCGTTCGTCGCATCGGTCGCAGGTCACGAGGGGAGCGCATCTTCTGGGGCGCCGTCGCCGATCGAGGTCGAAGAGCGTGAATTGCGGCGTGCGCAGGCTGCTCACGAAGACGCCGCCGAACGCCTCTCGGATGCGAAAAGGCGTGATGCCGAGACCGCCCGAAAAATCGCTTATGCGCGTTCCGAGCGCGCCCACGACGAAGCGGTGACGGCGCTGCGGCAATATGAACCTCTGGCGCTCGAAATGCTCAAGCTGTTCAGTCTCCTTTCGGTCCATGCCGACCTCGCTCTGGCGGATGTCGAGGCGGCCGACAAGGCCAGAATCGATCCACATACGGCAAGCGCGGTCCGGCGCCTCGAGAGCGCGATGGCGGAGCACAAGCAGGGTCACGTCGAAGGCGTGGCGAAACACGTCGCCGAGGCGTTGCATGAGCTCGAGTTGGCTTCGGGGAAGCGCCCGTTCAACCGTGCTTAGGCGCTCGTCTCCTTCGAAGGCGTCATGTCTTCGGACGTAAACTGATATTGGAAAGCTGCTGCACGTCGTCCACTTCTCGGTCTGAATTCTCAAGTCGTCAAATGTTCGATGTAGTTCGTTCCTCGCTACCTGAATCATCTCTGTATCGTCGAATTCTTCCATCTCGAGAAGAATCGGGACTTGGAACACCAAAGGCTCGCGCTCGACCTGGAACGTTATCCGGACACGGTCTCCTTTCGAGCTCGGCGCTGCCGCCTCGATGCGCACGACCTTGATCTTGAACTCGTCCATTTCAGCACCATGATGTCCGCGTCATATTTCGATCGCTCTCAGCGCGATCGTATCGACGCCATGAGTGTCTCGTCTCGGAGTGTCTCGTCTCGCTATCGATAAAATTTGATCGTGATTTCAGGAGGAACCTTTTCGACGGCATGTCTGATTTCCTCGATGACATTCGACAGCCGGGTCGCGTCGATGCTTATTCCGATACTACATCCCGGACAGATCATCCGAGCTTGTGACTTCAACTTTCCAATGGTCTGCTCGAGCTCGTGCCCGCATTGCGGACATTGGAATGCGATCCGACATGCTTCGACATCGACCATGACGAGCGTCTCCGATGTTGCCTGTTCAGTGGTTCACGCAAGACGCGCCCATCATACGTAGCTCCGTCGGACTGGACCGGCGACCGGGCAGCGACAGCCGTGGCGCCGCTCGGTTCTCTCGACTCCTACCATGTCCGCCGCCATGCTGGACTGCTTCGAAGAAGCTGGAGCCCGAACGGCGCTTGAACCTCGAGCGACGACGCGCCATATGAGTCCGATCGGGTGTCGGTCGGATGACCTTGCCGTTGTGCCGAGTGGGCGCGCGAAGCGCATCACCTCCTCTTCAATCACCGATCCATCTGGGCGTCGCACGCAGCGAGCGCCCCATTCCTCAGCGTCGGCGCATGACAGGGGCGTGAAACCATGAGGATAGCACAATGATCGCGTTCGATTATGGCGTGGAGGCGGGCTTGTTCTCTTACAAGGGGCCGAGATCTCGTCCGAATAGCCTCGGCTATAAGAGGTTCGCCCGGGCGGCGGATGCGATCCGCTTCGCGATGGAAAATGTCTCGTCCGACATGTTGCGCAGTTGCTCTCTCGAGGTGGGCGACACGCGCTACGTCGGCGCCGAGATCCGCAATCTGTATGAAAACGCTGATTACCCGCTTCTACGACGCGCCAATTCTGCCGAATGAATATGATGGCTTCAGCGGTTCCGTGACGCGCTTCGACAAGCAATTACCTGGACGAATTGATCCGCCCCAAGATATCAGCGTGACACCGACGGCCTCGAAGTGCATTATATCTAAGCGAGGCGAAAGGTGCCGCCGATGAAACCGGACACATCGTTCCCCATCGTGGGCGTCGGCGCTTCCGCCGGCGGCATCCAAGCGCTGGAGAGCCTGTTCCGCGCCATGCCGGCCAATCCGGGCATGAGCTTCGTCATCATCATGCATCTGGCTCCCGACCGGAAGAGCCTCCTCACGGATATTCTGGCGCGCCACGCCAAGATGAGCGTCGAGGTCGCGCGCGACGGTCAGGAGCTCGAAAAAGACAAGATCTATGTCATTCCGCCGGCCGCGGTCTTGACGATCGCCTTGGGGCGGCTTCGGCTGATCGCGACGGACCCCGCTCATCACGAGCGCTCGCCGATCGACGTCTTCTTCAGCGCACTCGCTCGCGACCGTGGCGAATCCGCCATCGGGGTCGTCCTGTCCGGGAGCGGCAGCGACGGCGTTCTCGGCATCAAGGCGATCAAGGAGCACGGCGGCGTCACCATGGCGCAGGCGAGCGACGGGTCGGGTCCGGGATTTGGGGGGATGCCGGGCAGCGCCATCGCCAGCGGACTGGTCGATTTTGCCATTCCGGTCGATGCGATGGCGGAAAAGCTCGTCGAGATCATACGCGATCTCGAGGAGCCGGACGATCTCGCATCCGATCGGCCAATGAACGATGACGACGGCGTCGTTCTCGAGGCGCGTCAAGCCATCTATTCGATCCTCCGTGATTCCGCGGGACATGACTTCAGCGGCTACAAGACCAAGACATTCATGCGTCGGGTCCGCCGCCGCATGCATATCCAGCAATGCGAGAAGATCGCCGATTATGTGGAGCGCCTGCGCGAGGCTCCCGAGGAGGCGATGGCGTTGTTTCGCGACCTCCTGATCAATGTCACGAGCTTTTTTCGCGATTCGGACGCATTCGACGCGCTCCGAGAAAGCGCCATCCCACGTTTGTTCGAAGGCAAAGGCGCGGCCGACACGGTGCGGGTCTGGGTTCCCGGTTGCTCCACGGGCGAAGAAGTCTATTCGATCGCGATCATTCTGCGCGAGCATATGGACGGGTTGAGAGTCGCTCCGCGCGTGACCATTTTCGCGACGGATATAGACGAGGCGGCTCTGACGATCGCGCGCGCCGCCCGCTATCCCGCCGCGCTGATGGACGCCGTTTCGGAGCAGAGACGCAGACGTTTTTTCACGGCCGAGCCCGGCAGCTATGTCGTCGTCAAGGCGGTTCGCGATCTCTGCGTCTTCTCTCCCCACAGCATCCTGCGTGACCCGCCTTTCTCGCATATGGACCTCGTCTCCTGCCGCAATCTCCTGATCTATCT from Methylosinus sp. C49 encodes the following:
- a CDS encoding DsbA family protein produces the protein MPMRLAQIFDRSALVRAAAAAVIGLVAVAAPLRAETSVPQKAEIEKIVHDYLLANPEVIRDAIDELERRQKVAEADSRQKAVTQGADKLFNSASQAVIGNPSGDVTLVEFFDYNCGYCKRALDDVAKLIEGDPKLRVVLKDFPVLGAGSVEAAEIATAARLQLKPEKFYEFHRKLLNTRGAVGKAQAIAIAKELGADTAKLEKDSKSPEVKASIKEVMELADSLNLTGTPSWVLGKEVIVGAVGFQPLKTKIENTRKCGKTVC
- a CDS encoding LPS-assembly protein LptD, whose translation is MSRRVSKVLPVLFPALAAFLAAAPITARAQPVAAPPAESAQRMVVEAKELAYDERRNVVTARGSVQIFYKGRVLEADRVVYDRNTQRVFAEGHAKLTEKDGTVAYADRFDFTDDFKNGFIESLQVESAESTHFTSPHAERTGEVTTFDQGAYTACDACQDDPTKPRLWTVHAKRIIHDNDEKVIYYEDASLELFGTPIAYIPYFWSADPSVKRKSGFLNPQLTYRQQLGFGVGVPYYWAIAPDYDLTITPTGFARQGAFLSAEFRQRLENGSYIIRAEGTHVSDPSAFTIAPYGARNERWRGSVYSNGEFALNDNWRFGWDVTALSDRYFLQDYKQYNSFLQNYFFREASSTVYLTGQGPRSYFDLRGYYFQGLSATDVQAQQPVVHPLLDYNRAFDVDPAKTFGIGGQITLDANFTSTSASIANYESIQPRTLDSLYGLYNVCQLYSPSADPYKSGCLLRGVGGNYQHATAMASWQRRIIDPLGGVWAPFAFTRVTGSYLDYDTNNSYAAYNSYWQPIPNSAQSLFVNGSDSVFRGQATPGGGVEWRYPILARSSLGDLVVEPIAQVVARPNQSSIPSLVNMDAQSLVFDDSNLFEWSKYSGYDRFETGTRINYGGQATMTFANGGFINALAGQSRQLAGKNGYSTADAANVGLASGLDTRTSDWVGRLAIAPSSFFSIVGKGRFDPDGLRGRRIDVVASFKLDPLTVNLQYANYASQAVIGFDQRRQGMSVNGRYDITKNYFLTGSATFDMSRYLYNSLTVSPATNITLTGSTITGSAPLFSVAALGLGAGYKDECTTFSINYSSVFQGNTSSGLSRNQTIMVSLQLRTLGDAKFNYGLGSLQLNDGVRTQP
- the lptG gene encoding LPS export ABC transporter permease LptG — its product is MIGVTITRYLAARFTKTIMAIFVTMFCLMFVVYFVELLRRAGDIPQAGAGTVALMTLLRVPATAEMILPFAVLFGSMATFVDLTRKLELVVARASGMSVWQFLLPPALVAATIGIISVTLYNPISAMMKMRSDQMELDLFGVEGSVRIDHGKWFRLNGVDGQAIMHAVDVRAGGLALDGVSVNVYQKDGVFLERVEARRARLQAGVFVLEDARVSAPGEESRAVGSYLLATDLTPEQLASAATPPQGAPFWDLPRLGDSSRDAGLDPTGYALQFQTLLARPLLLVAMVLVAASFSLRFFRFGGIARTISGGVASGFVLYIGTKIFSDLGGAGVISPLVAAWSPALVGSMLGALALLHSEDG